A window of the Phaseolus vulgaris cultivar G19833 chromosome 5, P. vulgaris v2.0, whole genome shotgun sequence genome harbors these coding sequences:
- the LOC137834553 gene encoding pseudo histidine-containing phosphotransfer protein 6-like, which translates to MLGFGADLLWADMNRLLAFLFHQGVLDEQFLQLQQLQDEASPNFVSEVVNIYFHESEKLLNNLRGLLMERELSDYKKMGIHLNQFMGSSSSIGAKRVTNICIAFRAATDQSNRGGCLRALEMLEHEYCYLKNKLHELFQIEQQRALVAGVRYPVQNQ; encoded by the exons ATGCTTGGTTTCGGTGCGGACCTCTTGTGGGCCGACATGAACCGTCTACTTGCTTTTCTTTTCCACCAG GGAGTGTTGGATGAGCAATTTTTGCAGCTTCAGCAGCTGCAAGACGAGGCCTCGCCCAACTTCGTCTCTGAGGTTGTGAACATTTATTTTCACGAGTCCGAGAAGCTGCTCAACAATCTGAGAGGATTGCT AATGGAAAGGGAGTTATCAGACTACAAGAAAATGGGAATCCATTTGAACCAGTTCATGGGAAGCAGCTCAAGCATTGGTGCCAAGAGAGTCACAAACATTTGCATTGCCTTTCGTGCTGCCACAGACCAGAGCAACCGTGGAGG ATGCTTGCGAGCTTTGGAGATGCTAGAGCACGAATATTGCTATCTCAAGAACAAGTTGCATGAACTGTTCCAA ATAGAGCAGCAACGTGCTTTGGTAGCTGGAGTGAGATACCCTGTGCAGAATCAATAG
- the LOC137836042 gene encoding SNF1-related protein kinase regulatory subunit gamma-like PV42a — translation MLVLYFPISTHLCTKNNLSFCNRRRIETMQEVKGATMQRSESVRLKEKKVKDMMVGKKRLVEVPYTASLAQTMNTLVANKIVAVPVAAPPGQWIGAGGSMIVESDKQTGAVRKHYIGMVTMLDILAHIAGDDHLSCGDNITQDLDQRMSDSVSSIIGHSFEGLSLWTLNPNTSMLDCMEVFSKGVHRAMVPVDGLEENVASGVELTESASSYQMLTQMDMLKFLHGGGAELHSILSRSVQDLGADTVQIYAITDRTKLVHAIKCLKAAMLNAVPIVRATGVGQDDHKQLINGRCRKLIGTFSATDLRGCHISSLKSWLGISALAFTEEVRSSPLYSESDMQNRGSSRRELVTCYAESPLSEVIEKAVTSHVHRVWVVDQEGLLVGVVSLTDVIRVIRHSLLSDSNDQ, via the exons ATGCTTGTTCTATATTTTCCCATTAGTACCCATCTTTGCACTAAGAACAATTTGTCGTTTTGTAACAGAAGGAGAATCGAAACTATGCAGGAGGTGAAAGGAGCCACCATGCAACGAAGTGAAAGTGTGAGACTGAAGGAGAAGAAGGTGAAGGACATGATGGTGGGCAAGAAGAGGCTAGTGGAGGTGCCCTACACGGCGTCCCTGGCCCAAACAATGAATACTCTGGTGGCGAACAAGATTGTGGCGGTGCCGGTGGCTGCGCCGCCGGGGCAGTGGATCGGAGCCGGAGGGTCCATGATCGTGGAGTCTGATAAGCAAACGGGTGCTGTAAGGAAACATTACATAGGGATGGTGACTATGCTTGATATTCTGGCCCACATAGCTGGTGATGACCACTTGAGTTGTGGTGATAATATCACCCAAGACCTTGATCAAAGGATGTCTGACTCTGTTTCCTCCATCATTGGTCACTCCTTTGAAGGCCTTAGCTTATGGACTCTCAATCCTAATACCAG TATGTTAGACTGCATGGAAGTGTTCAGCAAAGGGGTGCATCGTGCTATGGTACCTGTTGATGGTCTGGAAGAGAACGTGGCATCTGGGGTGGAACTTACAGAATCTGCTTCTAGCTACCAAATGCTCACTCAGATGGATATGCTGAAGTTCTTGCATGGTGGTGGTGCTGAACTACACAGCATTCTCTCACGTTCTGTTCAGGATTTGGGGGCTGACACTGTACAGATTTATGCCATCACAGACCGCACAAAACTTGTTCATGCCATAAAGTGCTTAAAGGCTGCTATGTTAAACGCTGTTCCTATTGTTAGAGCCACCGGTGTTGGTCAGGATGATCACAAGCAGCTTATAAAT GGAAGATGCAGGAAGCTTATTGGTACATTTTCTGCAACTGATTTGAGGGGATGCCACATATCCTCGCTAAAATCATGGTTGGGAATAAGTGCACTGGCATTCACTGAAGAAGTTAGATCCAGTCCACTGTACTCTGAGTCAGACATGCAGAATAGAGGCTCCTCCAGAAGGGAGCTTGTGACTTGCTATGCTGAATCACCTTTGTCTGAGGTAATTGAGAAGGCTGTGACTAGTCATGTTCATCGAGTTTGGGTGGTGGATCAAGAGGGTTTGCTCGTGGGGGTTGTGTCCCTAACAGATGTAATTAGAGTCATAAGGCATTCTCTGCTATCAGATTCAAATGATCAGTGA